Within the Gorilla gorilla gorilla isolate KB3781 chromosome 15, NHGRI_mGorGor1-v2.1_pri, whole genome shotgun sequence genome, the region catggtggtaggtgccagtaatcccagctattcgggaggctggggcaggagaactgcttgaacccgggaggcggaggttgcagtgagcaaagatggcgccactgcactccagccgggcgacagagggagcctgcatctcaaaaacaaaacaaaacaaaaacaaacaaacaaacaaaaaacaaaaaacaaaaaacatgctgggcatggtggctcatgcctgtaatcccagcactttggtaggctgaggcaggaggatcatttgagcccaggagattgagaccaaccttggcaacatggtgaaacctatgtaaaaacaaaaatggtaagaaaaaaagaagaaatagaaaggaaggaaggatgggaaggaaagagaaaaaggaaaagaaggatggatggatggaaggaaggaagaaagagagggagggaggggaaggaaggtcTTCGCAATATATTACTAAGTGATAAAAGCAAGATCCAGAACAGTACAGTACGTTACCTTGTGTATGAATAATAAACtatataggccgggtgcggtggctcatgcctgtaatcccagcactttgggaggtcgaggcgggtggatcacctgaggtcaagagttcaagaccacgcTGGCCAAAACGCTGAAAcccaatttctactaaaaattaaaaaaattagccaggcgtgatggtggacgcctgtaatcccagctagttgggaggctgaggcaggagaatcacttgaacctgggagccggaggttgcggtgagccaaggtcgcgccattgcactgcactccagcctgggcaacaagagcaaaactccgtctcaaaacaaacaaacaactataCAAATGTATGTCTGCAAAAGTAGAGACTACCTCTGGGAAGCTAAACAAGAAATGTCTAACACTGAATCCTTCAGAAAAAAAGACCCTAGAAGCTGTGGGACAGAGAAAGAAATGTACTCTTctcttcatgtttctttttttgagacagagtcttgttctgtcagcAGGGTTcaagcaacctctgcctcccaggttcaagcaattctcctgtctcagcctcccaagtagttgggactacaggcacctgccaccacacccagctaatttttgtatttttaatagagacggggtttcaccatattggtcaggctggtcttgaactcctgacctgaggcgaTCCGTTTGTCTcggccttcaaaagtgctgggattacaggcgtgagccacagcacccagcctaatttctgtatttttagtagagacaggcatggtggtgggtgagccaagatcgtgccactgcactccaggctgggcaacagagcaagacgccatctcaaaaaaaatacaaaattagccgggtgtggtggcgcacacctgtcatcccagctactcaggaggctgaggtagaagaatcacttgaacacaggaggcggaggttgtagtgagccatgatcatgccactgcactccagcctggtgacaagaacaagactttgtatccagaaaaaaaaaaaaaggaattagtaATAAGCACTTGTAAACTCAGGAAAACGTGAATTTCAAACACAAGTATCGTGCTCCATAAAAAAGAGGCAAAccaattcaattttttaataaactgTGTTTCTTTCCAGAATTACCATAGTGATCAATTTTTCTTGGATCTTGCAGCCTCCTCTGGTCTTTACTGTGACCTACTTTTGTAACTCTTACTTTTTGCCTTTCTTCCATTTATCTTTTCATGACCTCACAGATATCTTCTTCTATTATTTACAGTAAACAACATTTTGACAGAATATTCTTATGTGTCTTTCTTTTCCAAAGCTCTATGtttatcaaattttttatttatattaggtGACAAATCAGCATTTGATTTCAGTCAACATCTTCATACatgtttaaaacacaaatatttgtgGATGTTGCATATGTATgtacaaacacaaacacaaattaTCTTCTCAAGGTATATAAAAGCTATTCTCGTATTTTAAGAatacaataatatatttcaaaaataatattactGCAAGCATACCTTAAAAATCACACACAAAGTgtgatttaaaatgaattttctatATAAGCTGCTGAGTCAGTCTGAGCCCCTGACACTTACTGGCTAGGTTACTTTGCttaagttatataatataacctccctgaacctcagtttcctcatctgtaaacccATGCTAGTAATAGGAACATTGGGGTATTATAGAAGAGTAAATGAGATAAAAGACATTTCAAACAATGTCTGattcatagtaagtgcttaaaaatatatattaacagctgggcgcagtggctcatgcctgtaatcccaacactttaggagtccaaggtgggcagatcacaaggtcaggagttagaggctagcctgaccaacatggtgaaaccctgtctctactgaaaaaaaaaaaaaatacaaaaaaattagccgggcgtggtggtgcgtgcctgtaatcccagctactcaggaggctgaagcaggagaactgcttgaacccaggaggcagaggttgcagtgagccaatatcacaccactgcactccagcctgggcaacagagtgagactccatctcaaaaaataaaaaataaaaaataaaaatattaacaatgctgtaacattattaatatattataaaacataatttattacaATAAAAAGTAGTAAAAGCACATAAAATGAAAGACTAGTTGGCAATGAGTTGTCTATAAAGTAAGTGCTACAGCTAATTTTTAGCAGGGCaaggtggctgacgcctgtaataccagcactttgggaggccgaggtgggaggatcacttgagcccaggagttcaagaccagcctaagcaacatggcaaaaccccgtctctataacaaacaaacaaacaaacaaacaaacaaaattagctgatggtagtgtgtgcctgtggtcccagctacttgggaggctgaggtgggaggatcacttaagcctgggaggtcgaggctgcagtgagccggaatcgtgccactgcactccagtctgagcgacagagtaagaccctgtctcaaaaaaaaaaaaattaatctaaaacCTTCTAATTAAATAAAGCATACAGTTAAAACTGATTACAttccatattatttaaaaattaaattaattcaagtcaaacaaagctttaaaaattaagaaattttatttttgaaaagaatatgCAAACATAAATGGAAAAGGAATGTCATATTGTTTATCTTATTCTTCAAAGGACTATTTATTGTCTATATCAGATGCtccttatttcttaattttttttcccaattcaGGCTACAAAAAATTCCAATGAATAATACGAGAGCAATAACCATTATCCTAGGCAATGGATCTCAAGTTATTTAATCCTTGGGAAAAGGTCATAACATTTTCTATCCTCCATcaccataaaatatatatacaaaactcTTTAAGTAACTACTTGGAGCTATACTATTCCAATCTCTCCTTTGTCTCATAATGTACCTTAAAAAAATTCAGgcagggtgcagtgactcacgtctgtaatcccagcactttgggaggctgaggggagtggatcacgaggtcaagagatcgagaccatcctggccaacatggtgaaaccccgtctctactaaaaatacaaacattagccaggggtggtggtatgcgcctgtagtcccagctactgaggaggctgaggcaggagaatcgcttgaaccggggaggcagagtttgcagtgagacaagatcacaccaccacactccagcctgggtgacaaagagagatttcgtctcaaaaaaaaaaaaaaaaaaaaaaaattcaaagactgGAATTTCAAAGAAGCTGAGACAGCAATCTTGAAGAAATACAACTAACTCCTCACTTATCTAATgggtcagaatctctgggaaactTACCCTGGGAAATgtagaaatctgcatttttaaacaaccCCCGAGTTTgtacactgtcttttttttttgagatagggtcttgccctgtcatctaggctgaagtgcagtggtgcaatcacagctcactgcagcctcaacctcccaggctcaagtgatgctcccacctcagcctccctagtagctagaactacaggcatgtgccaccatgcccagctgatttttgattttttttcgcagagacagggtctcgctatattgcccaggctggtctccaactcctgggctcaagagatccttccgcctcagcctcccaaagtgctaggattacagggatgaaccactacacctggccataTACTGTCATTTTAAGTATAGGTGAGGAATAATGAAACAGAAAGGATTAATTTAAAATGCTCTGGGTGGTGAATCTTGAGCAAATTTCAATGAGGGCAGAAACATTAAGTAGTAGGTAGTAGTGAAGTAGTAAAGCCAAGACAAAGGAAAGGTATAGAACTCAGTTTCAAGAGATGTTTCAGCACTCTAGGCATATATAAGTAACCATACCTGTCCCAAATAAGCAGCTGAGGCACAGCAGATAGGTAAGACTGCCAACCAAAACTTACTAGAAAAACACCAGGCTTTCATTATTTAATTCTTCCCCCAGTTTCTAGGGGAAAGGCTTTCTATATAAGCCTCCAATGCAGTACAATACTAATTCACAGAGTAGAGGACCCAAACAGCTGAAGCAAAGGAAGGTACTTTTGTTTTCAATAGATAAcaagcatctttaaaaaaaaaaaaaaaaaaaggaaaaggaggccaggcgcggtggctcacgcctgtaatgccagcactctgggaggccgaggcggggggatcacaaggtcaggagattgagaccatcctggctaccacagtgaaaccccgtctctactaaaaaatacaaaaaaattagccgggtgtagcggcgggcgcctgtagtccccgctactagggaggctgaggcaggagaatggcgtgaacccgggaggcggagcttgcagagagccgagattgcgccacagcactccagcctgggcgacagagcgagactccgtcttaaaaaaaaaaaaaaaaaagaaagaaagaaagaaaaggaaaagctggcacttgggagaccaaggagggaggataacttgagcccacgagttcgagaccagcctaggcaatatagtgagaccccgactcttagggaaaaaaaaaggaaaaaggttaAAAAGCCATCTTGTTTTTTGTACTGGATTATTACAGTCAAACATTTATAAACACAGAACTTTCATATAAAGGAggcttaggccaggcgcggtggctcacgcctgtaatcccagcactttgggaggccgagatgggtgaatcgcctgaggtcaagagttcaagaccagcttggccaaaacggtgaaaccacgtctctactaaaaatccttaaaaaattagctggtgtggtggtgggcgcctgtaatcccagctactcgggaggctgaggcagagaattgcttgaacctgggaggcggaggttgcagtgagccgagactgcaccactgcactccagcctgggcaacagagcgagactccgtcaggAGGCTTTCTTTCAGAACAACTAACCGAAAAATTATGCAAATTTAgagtgaaaaatgtaaaataagaaatttaaagcaTTACAAGATTAATTTTAATGTAACTGGTCAGTTtgcacatctgtaaaatgacagtTTGAAACTAAGTGATTTCTAACATCCAGTCTACTTCAAAGTCTAAAATTCTATGATACGCAAATTTCTTAAACTTTGAATTAAATATACCAGGTTGTTTAAAAACTAAATCTAAGCTTATTCTGATAATTCAAATAACCCTGAAATGTTAGAATATCAATATCCCATAAACGATTCAGCAGTactgttttcagacttccagttAGTATGTGTCCAGAACAAATAAAGAGCAAAAATAGCTATTTTCTCTTACTTTGACTGCTAATACTAATAGCATACAAAATAGCTACTCACTGAGAAGGCATCATAAAAGGATCTATTGTTACAGAATCCTAAAAGTCTCATGAAAATAAGAGAAACATCATCAGCTAACATCACCAGGccaaacacagctcactgaaaATCTTAAATTCGGAAATATTTAGATTAAATGAAAACTTCGAGATATTTATCTATTACGCAAAACAGGCACTGCTTCACAATCTGAACATCACCGTATAGCTCCTTTggttaaacagaaaaaaacttcCCATGGTACTCTTTCCTCCTAATTCTGCCATTCTCACTATGCACAATGCGTATTTTCCAGGTACTGTAAGAGAGATGCACTACACAGAAGTATCCATGGGGACGAAATTTTATCTACACTGAAATTTAATGTGGAATAAGTAAGCTTATCATAATGGAGTTTTACACAGAATGTGTATTTCTCAATGTAAAATGATTTTGTGAagtaaagggggaaaaaatagaGGAAGTTTGTTTCCTTAGAATCTCCATAATTACGcactttattcttaaaataaggGACTGGTCTGCAGGATTAACAAATCTTACAATTCAAAGACAGCTAAACATTGGAAGGCCAAAAGaagtaagcaaaataaaaacgATTACCATTAAAAACTCTTCCCTTGGCAGTTTTcagagggttaaaaaaaaaaaaaaaaaaaacttttcctgaTTGTCAGGCTGACCCTGCTGTCatatttgccatttttataaACCCACTAGTCTGATCAAGAGCCCTATCTTTAAGAATAACTTTTAAACCATGCATTTTTAGAGTTAATGAGGCAATAACACTATAGTATTACAGTTGTAGCTCAACAACTGTTAGATACTACAGATTAGTGATCCAGAAGATAATCAAACTTTATCAGCAAAGTAGCAACCACACCCCTTAAAAACAGAACTCACACTGTGCTCCATTAACTTCCATAAAGGGAATTTCGATGAAAATCGATTACTTCATTGCTTGGAACTAGCATGTTTGTTTTGGAATTACACTAAGGTTTTGTAAACACTGTCTCACGGTAAAGCTAATGACTTTACCTCTTTCCGAAACAGTTTTAGGGAAGGCACCATATACTACGGTGAAACTGGGTCTCAGTTTACACAtcgattatttaaaaaattcacttcCACTGTGCATTCCAAGAATTAAAGCCGTTTAAAAAACTCAGCCAAAGCCCAATGACAATGTATTACTCTAGGAAAAGTGTGTCCTTTGGGTTCTAAGGTATTAAATtggaatttaatattaaaatagaattcAACGGCTAAGTATCCAGTTTCCCCCAATCACTTAATTTTTCAAAACCCAGAAAGGGCCTGTTTGCGAGTATTGTGAAAACCTGTGGAAAGAGAGGCTTTGGAGGGGAACGGTCgaattaaaataaatgcagagaGCAAAGAGAACTCCGAGTTCTTTGAACTCCCCCAGGCTGAACAGGACGAGAAGGAACCTTACCTGCCAGCGGCCATAGGTGAGGAGGACCATAGAAATGGGGATGGCGGTGCCGGACATGGCATGGGTGGAGGGCATGCTGTACTCAGAGTTGTAGAAGACCTCCAACTTGACCACGGGCGGCGAGGCGGGCCGCGGCCAGCGGATGATGTCCTTGGTGCACTGGCCCAGGTACATGACCAGCACCCAGATGACCACGAGCCTCCGGCCCACCAGAGGGTCCAGGTTCCAGATCCAGAAGGGGAAGAACAGGATGTAGAAGAGTTCGTTGCCCAGCTCCGTGCCGAAGCAGAACAGGCAGTAGAGCGGCCAGTTGCTCACGCGGGCCAGCTGGCCCTCCTCGCCCGTTAGCGAGTTGCGGCGCAGGGCGCCCGCGCGCCGCGGCGAGGCCGGGCCCAGCTCGGCCGCCAGCCCGTTCCGCACGCCGTTGGGGGCGCCGCCGCCGTCCGGCTTGGCCGGGCACTGATTGCGGTCGCTCCCGGGCGGCTGGGGGCCTCCAGGCGCCCCTGGCTGCCGCCCTCGCAGTCGAGGGTCTCCGGCGAGAGGCGCCTCCGCCTTCTCATCCTCCCTCCGGTCTGCTGAGCGGCGCGGCGGCGCTTCCACCCCGCACAGCCGCTGGAAACGGGCCACTTTCTGCGGGTCCTGCAGACGGCCAACCAGCTGGGCCAGGCGCTGCCTCAGCGACATGATAACGGAACCCCCGGGAAGGCGGGCCGGCCTCCGGCGCAGCCCCGAACTGTCCCCGCGCTCCTGGCCAGCGGCAGCGGAACCGGCACACCGCTCTACCCTCCGGAGTCTGCCGGGTGACGGCGCCACAGGCCGCGCGCCCCCGCCCCGCGCGCGCCCCTCCCTCGCCGCGCGcgccgcgccccgccccgccccgcccccacccgGGCTCCCTGAGGGGCCGGGCCGCGCGGGTCCGCCCTGAGCGCATCCGGCCGCGGCTTGGCGCTGAGGATCGGCGGGCGGCCGCTTTGAGGTCCCGGGTAATACCCACCAGCAGGCGTCGCGGCGTACGTCTGGTGGGACGCGGCGTGTCCCCCTGCTCCACCTTCAGCCCTTCTTCCCCGCGGGCTAGTGTCGCCGGATTCCCTCAGCCAGAAGTTGACTTAAAGAGGCCACGATCCTGGTGCCAGCTTGCGCAATGCCTGTGACCAAGCAGCCGGGCATCCTGCTGGCACAGAACCAAATGGTGAATGATCAATGAAGGCGAAGCAACTACCATGAGTTCGGAATCGTTCGACTCAAGTAATTAACAAGTAATTACAGAGCTGTCCCAGGCGACTGATGTTCGGAAAACCATGTGCCAATTGACCAATGGTGACAAGACTACATGTAGATCCCAAGATAGGGCCAGGTGATATTAACAGGTGTGGTCTGCAAAAGAAAAGCCAGCCACCTACAAATTCAAAATACTGtgtcatttatcaaatattttggtATATGTTAAGGGAGCACAGGTGTTCTTAAGTGTAAAATTTCCTTTTCCTAGATTCTAATACCTAGAGGGCTTGCACAGAATAAATGTAGAGAGTGAATGCAGTATATAGATTTTTGAGTTTGATAACGTTAATTTAGACGCTTAACTTCCCTGTCTCACAAGTTACCAACTTGACTTCTAGCTAGAGCAGTTTATAAGGTCTCTGAACTCCTCAGGTCAGGTGAATGTCTTTTATATAtacctagagagagagagatgagacagggtctcgctatattgcccaggctggtctccaactcctgggctgaagtgattctcctgctttggcctctcaaagtgctgtgtttacaggcgtgagccaccacacccgccatGATCAGGTGAATGTCTGTAATTAAAGAATGTGAACTACTTCCAAGAAACAGGCTTGAAATTGTCCCATGCCCTTAAAACAGTAGAAATACTTTCCTTCAGGcgtggtagttcatgcctataatctcagcactttgggaggtcgaggagggaggatggcttgagtccaggagtttgacaacagcctgggcaacatagggagatcccacctctacaaaaaatgaacaaaattagctaggcagggctgggcacagtggctcacgcctgtaaccccaacactttgggaggccaaggcgggcggatcacctgaggtcgggagttcaagaccggcctgacccacatggagaaaccccgtctctactaaaaatacaaaattagccgggcggggtggtgcatgcctgtaatcccagctactcgggaggctgaggcaggagaattgcttgaaccagggaggcagaagttgcggtgagccaaggtcgcgccattgcactccagcctgggcaacaagagtgaaactctgtctcaaaaaaaaaaaaaaagaaaattaaccaggcatggtggcccacacctgtagtcccagataacTGGGGGACTGAGGCGGGACGATTGTttaagcccgggaggtcaaggctgcggtgagccctgattgtgccattgcaattccagcctgggtaacagagtaagaccctatctcaaaaaaaaaaaaaaattttttttcatttcgcAGGGACAGGTactctcctcctcccactccacTTGCTAGGCTGTGGCCATAGAAAGAGGAATAAATCATCACCCATGCTCTCAAGTTGTTCACAGTTTAGGGGAGATAAAGAAAGGACTACTTCTAGAGTATAGAGAAGATGGCAAGTGTAAAACAGACATAAACAGCATGCCTCAGAAAGGAGGACAAGTTTGACTAGGAACAGGAAGAAAGGTGTTAGGAGGTGATCCTGTAGAGCTGGATTGTTTTACAGAGCAAAATATGAATAGGTGAAGAAGCCCATTTTAGGAAGAGAAAGTGAAGGAAGATAGGGATATGCAAAAATGTATTTGGTAAACAATAGTCCAtagagaccaggtgcagtggctcactcctttgatcccagcactttgggaagctgaggtgggaggatcacttgaggtcagtagtttgacaccagcctaggcaacatggcaagaccctgactctacaaaaatattttctaaaaaattaggtgggggcctggtgcagtggctcatgcctgtaatcccagcactttgggaggccaaggctggtggatcacttgaggtcaggagtttgagaccagcctggccaacatggtgaaaccccatctctactaaaaatacaaaaattagccaggcatggtggcaggtgcctgtaatcccaggtacacgggaggctgaggcaggagaatggcttgaacctgggaggtggcagttgcagtgagccaacattgtgcctctgcactccagcctgggcaatagagctagactcagtctcaaaaataaagaaaaataaaaaaattagctgagtgtgatggcacatgcctgtagccctagctacttttaaggctgaggtgggaggattgcttgagcccaggagttagaggttacagggagctacgattgtaccactgcactccagcctgagcagcagagtaagaccttgtctcaaacagtaaaaatttaaaaatgaaaaaaaaaccaaaaaacaatagCATATAGCATAGAGTAGCAAGGGTGATTGGAAATGAGATTACAAAGGGAGGATAGGATTAGGTTGTAAATCCTTGAATACCAAAGGGATTTAATTTTGTAGGCAGTGGGAGCCATGGAAGGCTTTTAGGCTAGGGAGTGACACCATCAGAACTGTTTTAGAAAGATAACtgggaaagaaatcaaagacGATTGTCAGAGGTCAGAGAGTGAAGGCTAGGTAAATAATTAGAAGATTATTGCAGTCATCAGGTGAGAAACAATGACAGCCTGAACTAGGACCTTGGTTCTGGGGGGTTGGAAGTGGGGGGATAGATTTGAATGAAATTTTGGAactaggaaaaaattaaaatgtttcatttgaaTTCATAGGACTGCAGGCAAATATTAGTCCGTTCCTGGTTAGAACAAACTTgtgtctaatttctttttttttttttcttttttgagatggagtcttgctctgtcaccaggctggagcatggtggtgtgatctcagctcactgcaacctctgcctcctgggttcaaacgattctcctgcctcagcctcctgagtagctgggactacaggtgtctgccaccacacccagctaattttttgtatttttagtacagacagggtttcactgtgttagccaggatggtctcaatctcttgacctcgtgatctgcctgccttggcctcccaaggtgctgggattacaggcatgagccaccgagcctggccaaccCTTGTATCTAATATTGAAGCATTAGCAATGTGGTGAAGGAgagaaaacatgagaaaaagatacaaatatattcaaagaagGTGTAAAGCCAGGTATACTAAACAGCTCTGGAAAATGAGACATAAAGTAATCACTCTGTGGAGTAAGCAGAGAGGTGTCATTGGGTTCTCTATGAATGGTTCTGTGAAACAGATGATTCGTTGGCATTTGAAGACAAGGAGCATCTTGGTTTATAGAGAGAAGGGGAGAACAGCATCAGGCTGAGGGATTGTGTATGTGCTTTTCTGtcaaaataatttgtttacaAGGGAATTATTCAGATTCATCTGAGGAATTTCCTATTCTAGGGTCTGTTTATCCCAGAGAtggcagaggaagaggaaagtATGTAAAACAAAGTAGAGGTGATCATTAGATCCCATGGCTGCATTATGAGTCCTTTAGCACTGGTGTATTTTGTGGGATATATCACCTTTAACAGTAGTGGGAACAAAGGTGATGGAGAAATGGAAATTTGACCTATAAGTGCActaaacaggaaaaataatacaAGCTGACAAAACGTGAAGGAGCTGACACTGGTGCAATAAATCATTGTTAATGAGAGGGACAAGGTCTTACCTACATACCAAAGAGCCATGGTATAAAGAACAGTAGTTTTGGTGGTTTCTACCCACATTCCCTCTGAAATTTTCCTAATAGAATATCTTAAAATTTAATAGAAGTTtaactataggccaggcacaatgggtcatgcttgtaatcccaaaattttgggaggccaaggcaggaggattgcttgaggccaggaggtcaagaccagcctgggcaatgtggtgagaccctgcctctaagaaaaagaaaaaagtaaaaagaaaacaaaaaaatttaactatGTTAAAAGATTCAAATATAAACATTCTATGGCAAGTATTTTTATCACAAagcatacaattttaattttttaaatttttgtttattttctgcattCTCTCAGAatgtgaataaacatttttttgaagaaaaaatattgctgCCAAGTAGGGATATACTACCTGGGTATGATTCAGTGTCTTTCCTGCAAAGCCAAATAAAGATATCGTATGATATGAGAACTGTATTATATCCATGCTTCATAATTAACATGTTGATTTTCTTATATCCTTCTCTGTacttgactttatttttatatgagatggagtcttgctctttcgcccaggctggagtgcagtggcgtgatctcggctcactgcaacctctacctcctgggttcaagcaattctcctgcctcagcctcccgagtagctgggattacaggcatgtgccaccacgcctggctaatttttgtatttttagcagagacggggtttcaccatgttggccaggctggtcttgaactcctgacctcatgatccacccacctcggcctcccaaagtactgggattttaggtgtgagccacctggcccagccctgagtttaattttatacattactaaaatatttttttgacacagataTTCTATAAAGGTAAAATGTTGCCGTCATTTCTAATGGAACTTTCATAAAAGTAGTAAGGAAACAATATGCAGTCTTAGCCTTGGACATTTTACCTTCCATAGGCAAATTAAGTTTGTACTTTATTATATTGGATTGAGATAAATCTGATTCAGCTACTTTTACAATGAGGTCAAAGAACTTTATCTTTAGAAATATACATTCT harbors:
- the SGPP1 gene encoding sphingosine-1-phosphate phosphatase 1; amino-acid sequence: MSLRQRLAQLVGRLQDPQKVARFQRLCGVEAPPRRSADRREDEKAEAPLAGDPRLRGRQPGAPGGPQPPGSDRNQCPAKPDGGGAPNGVRNGLAAELGPASPRRAGALRRNSLTGEEGQLARVSNWPLYCLFCFGTELGNELFYILFFPFWIWNLDPLVGRRLVVIWVLVMYLGQCTKDIIRWPRPASPPVVKLEVFYNSEYSMPSTHAMSGTAIPISMVLLTYGRWQYPLIYGLILIPCWCSLVCLSRIYMGMHSILDIIAGFLYTILILAVFYPFVDLIDNFNQTHKYAPFIIIGLHLALGIFSFTLDTWSTSRGDTAEILGSGAGIACGSHVTYNMGLVLDPSLDTLPLAGPPITMTLFGKAILRILIGMVFVLIVRDVMKKITIPLACKIFNIPYDDIRKARQHMEVELPYRYITYGMVGFSITFFVPYIFFFIGIS